In Ignavibacteriota bacterium, one genomic interval encodes:
- a CDS encoding TonB-dependent receptor codes for MQSFNTNLNNFGSLIFRSFLLLIFISSFQLAQRSGNIIGVVNDKASGDPLPGANVFLDGTSFGAASSLDGEYVIRQVPPGDYNMIVKYIGYKEKKIAINVKSGSTLKLDVDLEYVAVESEEVLVSAQAVGQIEAINQQLSSNTIKNVVSADRIQDIPDINAAESVARLPGISIVRSGGEGQKVTVRGLSPKYNVMQVNGVRMQSTDRDDRSVDLNMIAPNVLSGIEVTKALTADMDADAVGGTVNLKIGSADEGFHSRFGAQGGYGSMANTYGNYRINGLISDRFFDEKLGVQVSGFLDNFNRNSDVLSASWITNRSTVTEQGSDLLLTELEYATITDRITNRKRAGGGLVLDYQLPFGKLFLNNFISNLSENQKEVWNGIYTNGAFSAYATLSEASNTVFNNALQGEFEFSNIGMDFSISNSVSSQYRPGDLRMNVGTEQGQTGTIIPQGFIARESEPDVFLNTISVSKNLRVTNFNTLKRDVNESAQEGLLNFKIPYNFSTYLSGTLKFGGKFVHNNRKNDETQWFNTPDRVHVGELFVQLLEDSVWTDLGLAPEDRNLGIRAFLFENANYDVGDFLSGKEGINTFFYLPNTDRMKIFERLAKANTVNDNGIIYSAYPIEEQPSRQYDYDYSRNLSAFYVQTDLNIGRYVTLYPGIRYENFDVDYSAYFTERYGPNTFDFRSTKLNVDTINTINGKNWFPQLHVRIKPLDWLDIRLASTKSIIYPDYRAISPYRYLNTFNNPPTLFIGNPYLKPAISQNYDVYASVYDNKIGLFTAGYFYKEVDNLIVASSFKTKDASTINNMMLLTKTQDTQIDTWINLEQTSFIRGFELDWQTHFWYLPSFLHGIVFNINYTHISSETSYPFQTSKKIGTGPFAKTVFIDSSRAGRMPDQPNDILNATIGYDYSDFSARLSFVFQDNVLISVDRTFDERDAYTDASYRWDFTAIQKLPWVQGLQVYLNVNNISNEPDRRFISVLKKLNSVEYYGMTTDLGVKYEF; via the coding sequence ATGCAATCATTCAATACTAATCTAAACAACTTCGGCAGTTTAATTTTTCGTTCATTCTTATTATTGATATTTATTAGCAGTTTTCAACTTGCACAAAGATCCGGAAATATTATAGGAGTCGTAAACGACAAAGCGTCCGGTGATCCATTGCCCGGTGCAAATGTTTTTTTAGATGGAACAAGTTTTGGAGCTGCTTCTTCATTGGATGGTGAATATGTAATAAGACAAGTGCCACCTGGTGATTACAATATGATAGTTAAATATATCGGCTATAAGGAAAAGAAAATAGCAATAAATGTTAAATCAGGTTCAACACTTAAATTAGATGTTGATCTTGAATATGTTGCAGTTGAAAGTGAGGAAGTTCTTGTTTCAGCTCAAGCGGTTGGACAGATTGAAGCTATAAATCAGCAGTTGTCATCTAATACAATAAAAAACGTAGTTTCAGCTGATCGTATTCAGGATATACCTGATATTAATGCTGCGGAATCTGTGGCGCGGTTGCCCGGAATTAGTATAGTTAGAAGCGGAGGAGAAGGACAAAAAGTTACCGTCCGCGGATTATCACCTAAATATAATGTAATGCAAGTGAACGGCGTTAGAATGCAGTCCACTGACCGTGACGACAGAAGCGTTGATTTAAATATGATTGCTCCTAATGTACTTTCCGGAATTGAAGTAACTAAAGCTCTTACGGCGGATATGGACGCGGATGCAGTTGGCGGAACCGTTAATTTAAAAATCGGAAGTGCCGACGAAGGATTTCATAGTAGATTTGGCGCTCAAGGCGGTTACGGTTCAATGGCAAATACTTACGGTAATTATAGGATTAACGGGTTAATAAGCGATAGATTTTTCGATGAAAAACTTGGTGTTCAAGTTTCAGGTTTCTTAGATAATTTTAACAGAAATTCTGATGTATTAAGTGCTTCGTGGATAACAAATAGATCAACTGTGACAGAACAAGGAAGTGATTTACTGCTTACGGAACTTGAGTATGCTACAATTACCGATAGAATTACAAATAGAAAAAGAGCCGGTGGCGGTTTAGTGCTTGATTATCAATTGCCGTTTGGTAAATTATTTCTGAATAATTTTATTAGCAACTTATCAGAAAATCAAAAAGAAGTTTGGAATGGCATCTATACTAACGGTGCATTTTCAGCTTATGCTACTTTAAGTGAGGCAAGCAATACTGTATTTAATAATGCGCTTCAAGGCGAATTTGAATTTTCTAATATTGGTATGGATTTTTCTATTTCAAATTCTGTTTCTTCTCAATATAGACCTGGAGATCTGCGCATGAATGTTGGTACGGAACAGGGGCAGACAGGAACAATAATTCCGCAGGGATTTATTGCTAGAGAATCAGAACCGGATGTTTTCTTAAATACTATTTCTGTTAGTAAAAATTTGAGAGTAACAAATTTTAATACTTTAAAAAGAGATGTAAATGAATCTGCTCAAGAAGGTCTATTAAATTTTAAAATTCCATATAATTTTTCTACTTATCTTTCAGGAACATTAAAATTTGGCGGAAAATTTGTACACAACAATAGAAAGAACGACGAAACACAATGGTTCAACACTCCGGATCGAGTTCATGTTGGCGAATTATTTGTTCAACTTTTAGAGGATTCAGTATGGACAGATTTGGGCTTAGCTCCGGAAGATAGAAATTTAGGAATACGAGCTTTTTTATTTGAAAACGCAAATTATGACGTAGGTGATTTTTTATCTGGAAAAGAAGGTATCAACACCTTTTTTTACTTACCTAATACAGATAGAATGAAAATTTTTGAAAGATTAGCGAAAGCCAATACAGTAAATGACAACGGTATAATTTATTCAGCTTATCCAATTGAAGAACAGCCTTCAAGGCAATATGATTATGATTATTCAAGAAATTTATCCGCATTTTATGTTCAGACCGATTTAAATATTGGACGATATGTTACTTTGTATCCCGGTATTCGTTATGAAAATTTTGATGTTGATTATTCAGCATATTTTACCGAAAGATATGGCCCGAATACTTTTGATTTTAGAAGTACTAAATTAAATGTTGATACAATAAATACCATTAACGGAAAAAATTGGTTTCCACAACTTCATGTGCGTATTAAGCCGCTTGATTGGCTAGATATTAGATTGGCTTCGACAAAGAGCATAATTTATCCTGATTACAGAGCGATTTCGCCTTATAGATACCTGAATACTTTTAATAATCCGCCAACTTTATTCATTGGAAATCCTTATTTGAAACCAGCAATTTCACAAAATTATGACGTTTACGCTTCGGTATATGATAATAAAATTGGATTGTTCACAGCCGGTTACTTTTATAAAGAAGTAGATAATTTAATAGTAGCATCAAGTTTTAAAACAAAAGATGCTTCAACTATCAATAATATGATGCTATTAACCAAGACTCAAGACACGCAAATTGACACATGGATTAACTTGGAGCAAACATCATTTATTCGCGGATTCGAATTAGATTGGCAGACCCATTTTTGGTATCTTCCTTCTTTCTTACATGGAATAGTTTTTAACATTAATTATACACATATCAGTTCAGAAACTAGCTACCCATTCCAAACATCAAAGAAGATAGGAACAGGACCATTTGCTAAAACTGTTTTTATAGATTCATCAAGAGCAGGTCGTATGCCTGATCAACCAAATGATATTCTCAATGCAACAATTGGTTACGATTACAGTGATTTTTCTGCGCGTCTTTCATTCGTGTTCCAAGATAACGTTTTAATTTCAGTAGATAGGACATTTGACGAAAGAGATGCTTATACCGACGCTTCATACCGATGGGATTTTACTGCGATTCAAAAATTACCATGGGTGCAAGGGTTACAGGTTTATTTAAATGTGAATAATATTTCAAATGAACCGGATCGCCGTTTTATAAGTGTCTTGAAAAAATTAAATTCTGTTGAATATTATGGGATGACAACTGATTTGGGAGTAAAGTACGAATTTTAA
- a CDS encoding MFS transporter: protein MKRNNYIVILILSTFFVISFITNILGALNPDVINSFSLSLTLSSLLPFAFFIAYGVMSIPAGILVEKFKEKNTMIAAFSLALIGSLLFSLFPNYLVFLISLFLMGSGMAMLQVAINPLLRVSGGEEHFAFNSVLAQLLFGAASFISPMILTYLISNLNAQSSDNFIKSIFSTIIPVDLSWVSVYILFSIILLIMIALVLFTKFPNVERKEDEITGNWEIHKELFKNKTVILFFIGIFAYVGTEQGVSFWISKFLYTYHNVDPLTTGASIVGWFWGMMSIGCLVGLGLLKLFDSRKILVVTSVLAIIFLAFALEGSADISLFAFPAVGFSISVMWSIIFSLALNSLNKHHGSFAGILCTAIIGGAIVQLFIGWLGDNFGLKTGMSFIFVILLYIFSIGIWAKPIISNETIKRN from the coding sequence ATGAAAAGAAACAATTACATTGTTATATTAATATTGTCTACATTTTTTGTGATTTCTTTCATTACAAATATTCTGGGTGCCTTAAACCCAGATGTGATTAACAGCTTTAGTCTGAGTTTAACCTTATCCTCACTATTACCATTTGCATTTTTCATTGCGTATGGAGTTATGTCAATTCCTGCCGGCATTTTGGTCGAAAAGTTCAAAGAGAAAAATACCATGATCGCGGCGTTTTCATTAGCGTTAATCGGTTCCTTATTATTTTCCTTATTCCCAAATTATTTAGTGTTTTTGATTTCATTGTTCCTTATGGGATCCGGAATGGCTATGCTTCAAGTTGCAATAAACCCATTATTAAGAGTTTCCGGCGGCGAAGAACATTTTGCGTTTAACTCAGTTTTGGCTCAATTGTTATTCGGTGCCGCATCGTTCATTTCACCTATGATTTTGACATATTTGATCTCTAATCTAAATGCGCAAAGTTCAGATAATTTTATCAAATCAATATTTTCAACAATTATTCCCGTAGATCTTTCATGGGTTTCGGTATATATTTTATTTTCAATAATTCTATTAATTATGATCGCCTTAGTACTTTTTACAAAATTTCCAAATGTTGAAAGAAAAGAGGACGAAATAACCGGAAATTGGGAAATTCATAAAGAGCTATTTAAAAACAAAACAGTAATATTATTTTTTATTGGGATATTTGCATATGTTGGTACCGAACAGGGTGTTTCATTTTGGATATCAAAATTCTTATATACTTATCATAACGTTGATCCCTTAACTACGGGCGCTTCAATTGTCGGATGGTTTTGGGGAATGATGTCAATAGGATGCTTAGTAGGATTAGGTTTACTTAAATTATTTGACAGTCGAAAAATTTTGGTTGTTACATCAGTCTTGGCGATAATATTTTTGGCATTTGCGCTAGAAGGTAGTGCGGATATTTCACTTTTTGCGTTTCCCGCCGTTGGGTTTTCCATTTCAGTAATGTGGTCAATTATTTTTTCATTAGCGCTTAATTCTTTAAATAAGCATCATGGTTCTTTTGCCGGAATTTTGTGTACTGCAATAATTGGCGGAGCAATTGTTCAACTATTCATTGGTTGGCTTGGAGATAATTTTGGTCTTAAAACAGGGATGTCTTTCATTTTCGTAATTTTACTATACATCTTTAGCATTGGAATTTGGGCAAAGCCAATAATTTCCAATGAAACAATAAAAAGAAATTAG